In Microcaecilia unicolor chromosome 1, aMicUni1.1, whole genome shotgun sequence, the following are encoded in one genomic region:
- the GMNN gene encoding geminin isoform X2, which produces MNTNMKQRTDAEKLTGSIKSYFVDSGNCSIGQRRTLKIIQPSAAGCLVGRVNEPSKSSTKRKFWNDQVTLKKTKVEAAVDPECNENENFKGVSQEAFDLMIKENPSLQYWKDVAEERRKALYDALQENERLHKEIERKDIEISHLKHENDELLELAAHVQYMASMIERLTGQAPDSLEELKNLDLDEEACENESEDATEEDSEEGPSQSTSDSGNNAADSPTEDTS; this is translated from the exons AGCTACTTCGTGGACAGTGGAAATTGCAGTATTGGTCAAAGACGAACTCTTAAGATAATTCAGCCCTCTGCAGCAGGATGCCTAGTTGGCAGAGTAAATGAG CCTTCTAAATCTTCAACTAAAAGAAAATTTTGGAATGACCAGGTAAcattaaagaaaacaaaagtggAAGCTGCTGTAGACCCAGAATGCAATGAAAATGAGAATTTTAAGGGCGTTTCTCAAGAAGCTTTTGACCTCATGATAAAAG AAAATCCATCATTGCAGTATTGGAAGGATGTGgctgaagaaagaaggaaagctctCTATGATGCTCTTCAAGAAAATGAAAGG TTGCACAAAGAAATTGAACGCAAAGACATTGAAATTTCACATCTAAAGCACGAAAATGATGAACTTCTAGAACTGGCAGCACATGTACAATATATGGCAAGCATGATTGag AGGTTAACAGGCCAGGCACCAGATAGCCTTGAGGAACTGAAGAATCTTGATTTGGATGAAGAGGCTTGTGAAAATGAATCGGAAGATGCTACAGAGGAGGATTCCGAAGAGGGGCCTTCACAGAGCACCAGTGATTCTGGAAATAATGCAGCGGATTCACCTACAGAAGACACTAGTTGA